A stretch of Deinococcus fonticola DNA encodes these proteins:
- a CDS encoding TrkH family potassium uptake protein, giving the protein MPAAPPSPPTEPLRRKSFLARLSPPQLIALSFAVAILIGGTLLSLPVTHGLNPDGTLRPVNFLQALFTATSALCVTGLNVIDPSKDFNRLGQVIIMLLIQVGGLGIITFGTSFALVMRRRVAYSERIRVAQQVSALNAGDVTRLIRNIFLYTFAIELVGAAVLAFKFVPMHGWSMGLFYAVFHSISAFNNAGFALYSDNLMGFVTDPLVSLVIGFLIILGGTGFLVQMNVVAHLLHPRRYRLMVHSKLVLTMMLALLLIGMLAYLIFEWNNPQTLGKLGLGGKLLASFFQSVTTRTAGFNTIDYGAITYPTIFVTLLLMFIGANPGSTGGGIKTSTFYVMIASAFNMVRGRRDNTLFERRIDTETTLRAMTVGLLSMGLVLGMFLLLLIFNKNGETKFVQLAFEAVSAFATVGLSMNLTPSLHPDQHVILILLMYLGRIGPLTFAVAFSRPGGKDLVRYPAERDILIG; this is encoded by the coding sequence CGCGCTGTCCTTCGCGGTCGCCATTCTGATCGGCGGCACGCTGCTCAGCCTGCCCGTGACGCACGGCCTCAACCCGGACGGCACGCTGCGCCCGGTGAATTTCCTTCAGGCGCTGTTCACCGCCACCAGTGCCCTGTGCGTCACGGGCCTGAACGTCATCGACCCCAGCAAGGACTTCAACCGGCTGGGGCAGGTGATCATCATGCTGCTGATCCAGGTGGGGGGGCTGGGGATCATCACCTTCGGCACGTCGTTCGCCCTGGTGATGCGGCGGCGCGTGGCCTACTCGGAACGCATCCGGGTGGCGCAGCAGGTCAGTGCCCTGAACGCCGGGGATGTCACGCGGCTGATTCGCAACATCTTCCTGTACACCTTCGCCATAGAACTGGTCGGGGCCGCCGTGCTGGCGTTCAAGTTCGTGCCCATGCACGGCTGGAGCATGGGGTTGTTCTACGCCGTCTTTCACTCCATCAGCGCCTTCAACAACGCGGGCTTCGCGCTGTACAGCGATAACCTGATGGGCTTCGTAACCGACCCCCTGGTGAGCCTGGTGATCGGCTTCCTGATCATCCTGGGCGGCACCGGCTTTCTGGTGCAGATGAACGTCGTGGCGCACCTGCTGCACCCCCGCCGTTACCGCCTGATGGTTCACAGCAAACTGGTGCTGACCATGATGCTGGCGCTGCTGCTGATCGGCATGCTGGCCTACCTGATCTTCGAGTGGAACAACCCCCAGACCCTGGGCAAACTGGGGCTGGGTGGCAAACTCCTGGCCAGTTTCTTCCAGTCAGTCACCACCCGCACTGCCGGATTCAACACCATCGATTACGGGGCCATCACCTACCCCACCATTTTCGTCACGCTGCTGCTGATGTTCATCGGCGCGAACCCCGGCAGCACCGGGGGCGGCATCAAGACCAGCACCTTCTACGTCATGATCGCTTCGGCCTTCAACATGGTGCGCGGGCGGCGCGACAACACCCTTTTCGAGCGGCGCATCGACACCGAAACCACCCTGCGGGCCATGACCGTGGGCTTACTCAGCATGGGCCTGGTGCTGGGCATGTTCCTGCTGCTGCTGATCTTCAACAAGAACGGCGAGACGAAATTCGTGCAACTGGCCTTCGAGGCCGTCAGCGCCTTCGCCACGGTGGGCCTCAGCATGAACCTGACGCCCAGCCTGCACCCCGATCAGCACGTGATCCTGATCCTGCTGATGTACCTGGGGCGCATCGGGCCGCTGACCTTCGCGGTGGCATTCAGCCGCCCTGGGGGCAAAGACCTCGTGCGTTACCCCGCCGAGCGGGACATCCTGATCGGGTGA